One Phoenix dactylifera cultivar Barhee BC4 unplaced genomic scaffold, palm_55x_up_171113_PBpolish2nd_filt_p 000026F, whole genome shotgun sequence genomic window carries:
- the LOC103699399 gene encoding tropinone reductase-like 1 codes for MGSAAVLSSVARRLEGKVALITGGVSGLGKATAKTLKAEDVAEAVAYLGSDEAGCVSGLNLLVDGAFTATNTALGLHLYSDL; via the exons ATGGGCAGCGCCGCCGTGCTCTCTTCTGTCGCAAGAAG GCTCGAAGGCAAGGTGGCACTCATCACCGGCGGCGTAAGTGGCCTCGGCAAAGCCACCGCCAAAACGCTCAAGGCGGAAGACGTGGCGGAGGCGGTGGCGTATCTGGGGAGCGATGAGGCCGGGTGCGTGAGCGGGCTCAACCTTCTGGTGGATGGGGCCTTCACAGCGACCAATACGGCACTTGGGTTGCACTTGTACTCGGATCTGTGA
- the LOC103718889 gene encoding mRNA-decapping enzyme-like protein isoform X1, with protein MSQNGKLMPNLDQHSTKLLNLTVLQRIDPYVEEILMTAAHVTFYEFNIELNQWSRKDVEGSLFVVKRNTQPRFQFIVMNRRNTDNLVEDLLGDFEYEVQVPYLLYRNAAQEVNGIWFYNSQDCEAIANLFSRILNAYSKVPPKPKVPATKSSEFEELEAVPSLSVIEGPLEPPTSSAATPVPDVPDDLFVNFFSAAMNIGNVSNAAIPAQPHQPSAPIHVSSHTPSVTPSPLPTIQSTPTLPTSSTPVMPLLDAAHESSSGSSTHVTNLVKPSFFSPAPSSSALMMPPISSSIPTAPPLHPPGTMQRPYGTPLLQPFPPPAPPPSLTPSPNYDPVITRDKVHDALLRLVQNNQFIDMVYQEMLNAFYS; from the exons ATGTCGCAGAACGGAAAGCTGATGCCCAACCTCGATCAGCACAGCACCAAGCTGCTCAACCTCACCGTCCTCCAGCGGATCGATCCCTACGTGGAGGAGATCCTGATGACCGCCGCCCATGTCACCTTCTACGAATTCAACATCGAGCTCAACCAATGG AGCCGCAAGGATGTGGAAGGATCGCTCTTTGTCGTCAAGAG gaaTACACAGCCTAGATTTCAATTCATTGTCATGAATCGACGCAACACAG ATAACCTGGTGGAGGATCTATTGGGAGACTTCGAGTATGAAGTCCAGGTTCCATATCTATTGTATCGAAATGCAGCTCAGGAAGTTAATGGAATATGGTTTTATAACTCGCAAGACTGTGAAGCAATTGCAAATCTTTTTAGCAG GATACTTAATGCATATTCCAAAGTCCCTCCGAAGCCTAAAGTACCTGCGACCAAAAG TAGTGAGTTTGAGGAACTGGAAGCTGTTCCTAGTTTGTCTGTCATTGAAGGTCCTCTAGAGCCACCAACATCATCTGCCGCCACACCAGTTCCAGATGTTCCTGATGATTTGTTTGTGAACTTCTTCAGT GCAGCTATGAATATTGGAAATGTATCAAATGCAGCAATTCCTGCACAACCACACCAACCTTCTGCACCTATCCATGTATCTTCCCACACACCAAGTGTTACTCCATCCCCATTGCCAACAATTCAGTCCACCCCTACTCTGCCAACTTCATCCACTCCTGTGATGCCCCTCCTTGATGCAGCACATGAATCTAGCAGTGGCAGTAGCACTCATGTTACAAATCTTGTTAAACCTTCATTTTTTTCACCTGCACCATCTTCTTCTGCATTGATGATGCCACCAATTTCATCTTCCATTCCAACTGCCCCACCACTTCATCCTCCTGGTACCATGCAGCGGCCATATGGTACACCATTACTTCAACCCTTTCCACCCCCTGCTCCACCTCCATCACTCACCCCATCGCCAAACTATGACCCAGTTATTACAAGAGACAAAGTCCATGATGCATTGCTGAGGCTTGTGCAG AATAACCAATTCATCGATATGGTGTACCAGGAGATGCTGAATGCTTTTTATTCATGA
- the LOC103718889 gene encoding mRNA-decapping enzyme-like protein isoform X2, with amino-acid sequence MSQNGKLMPNLDQHSTKLLNLTVLQRIDPYVEEILMTAAHVTFYEFNIELNQWSRKDVEGSLFVVKRNTQPRFQFIVMNRRNTDNLVEDLLGDFEYEVQVPYLLYRNAAQEVNGIWFYNSQDCEAIANLFSRILNAYSKVPPKPKVPATKSEFEELEAVPSLSVIEGPLEPPTSSAATPVPDVPDDLFVNFFSAAMNIGNVSNAAIPAQPHQPSAPIHVSSHTPSVTPSPLPTIQSTPTLPTSSTPVMPLLDAAHESSSGSSTHVTNLVKPSFFSPAPSSSALMMPPISSSIPTAPPLHPPGTMQRPYGTPLLQPFPPPAPPPSLTPSPNYDPVITRDKVHDALLRLVQNNQFIDMVYQEMLNAFYS; translated from the exons ATGTCGCAGAACGGAAAGCTGATGCCCAACCTCGATCAGCACAGCACCAAGCTGCTCAACCTCACCGTCCTCCAGCGGATCGATCCCTACGTGGAGGAGATCCTGATGACCGCCGCCCATGTCACCTTCTACGAATTCAACATCGAGCTCAACCAATGG AGCCGCAAGGATGTGGAAGGATCGCTCTTTGTCGTCAAGAG gaaTACACAGCCTAGATTTCAATTCATTGTCATGAATCGACGCAACACAG ATAACCTGGTGGAGGATCTATTGGGAGACTTCGAGTATGAAGTCCAGGTTCCATATCTATTGTATCGAAATGCAGCTCAGGAAGTTAATGGAATATGGTTTTATAACTCGCAAGACTGTGAAGCAATTGCAAATCTTTTTAGCAG GATACTTAATGCATATTCCAAAGTCCCTCCGAAGCCTAAAGTACCTGCGACCAAAAG TGAGTTTGAGGAACTGGAAGCTGTTCCTAGTTTGTCTGTCATTGAAGGTCCTCTAGAGCCACCAACATCATCTGCCGCCACACCAGTTCCAGATGTTCCTGATGATTTGTTTGTGAACTTCTTCAGT GCAGCTATGAATATTGGAAATGTATCAAATGCAGCAATTCCTGCACAACCACACCAACCTTCTGCACCTATCCATGTATCTTCCCACACACCAAGTGTTACTCCATCCCCATTGCCAACAATTCAGTCCACCCCTACTCTGCCAACTTCATCCACTCCTGTGATGCCCCTCCTTGATGCAGCACATGAATCTAGCAGTGGCAGTAGCACTCATGTTACAAATCTTGTTAAACCTTCATTTTTTTCACCTGCACCATCTTCTTCTGCATTGATGATGCCACCAATTTCATCTTCCATTCCAACTGCCCCACCACTTCATCCTCCTGGTACCATGCAGCGGCCATATGGTACACCATTACTTCAACCCTTTCCACCCCCTGCTCCACCTCCATCACTCACCCCATCGCCAAACTATGACCCAGTTATTACAAGAGACAAAGTCCATGATGCATTGCTGAGGCTTGTGCAG AATAACCAATTCATCGATATGGTGTACCAGGAGATGCTGAATGCTTTTTATTCATGA